One segment of Oscillospiraceae bacterium MB08-C2-2 DNA contains the following:
- a CDS encoding ACT domain-containing protein, with product MNGNFKLYTTEDVTLVTFNDIPASLSLIADIFGKFADHQINIDMISQTSPVRGSVSISFTCSDADMIKVLEIARSMGEKNPSLKPMVSSSNCKLQIYGEEMRDFSGVFSKAVSTLAEASVEIQQITTSEIDISLLVAACDFAEASGALEKAFGISE from the coding sequence ATGAATGGAAATTTCAAGTTGTATACCACAGAGGATGTTACTCTCGTAACCTTTAATGACATTCCGGCCAGCCTTTCTCTGATTGCGGATATTTTTGGAAAGTTTGCCGATCATCAAATTAACATTGATATGATTTCCCAAACCTCTCCTGTGCGGGGCAGTGTCAGTATTTCCTTTACTTGCTCGGATGCCGACATGATTAAGGTATTGGAAATTGCCCGCAGTATGGGCGAAAAAAATCCTTCTCTCAAGCCCATGGTGAGCAGCAGCAACTGTAAGCTCCAAATTTATGGCGAAGAAATGCGAGATTTTTCGGGTGTGTTTTCCAAGGCTGTTTCTACTCTGGCTGAAGCTAGTGTTGAAATCCAGCAGATTACCACCTCGGAAATTGACATCAGCCTGCTAGTTGCCGCTTGTGATTTTGCAGAGGCTTCTGGAGCGCTGGAAAAGGCTTTCGGAATCTCTGAGTAA
- a CDS encoding histidinol-phosphatase — translation MEFLSNLHTHTFYSDGTSTPEQYIEAALEKGFVSLGFSEHAYSPYDIDSCIPLDKVEPYKEHVQRLREQYAGKLEIYTGIESDWLNPASPDEYDFIIGSVHCLKLGEKFVPVDARPAILEAFLANSEESFTWQTLVEQYYRQVADMVKATKPTIVGHLDLITKFNEGNRYFDVNSGWYQELAAWVVEEIAKTDCIVEVNTGAISRGYTTVPYPSDFLLGRLRDKSIPLTVSSDAHSAAHLDYHFDQTVELLKAAGFSSLMRMQGGSFERCRL, via the coding sequence ATGGAATTTTTATCAAATCTTCATACCCACACCTTTTACAGTGATGGAACCAGCACCCCGGAGCAGTACATAGAAGCCGCACTGGAAAAAGGTTTTGTTAGCCTGGGCTTTTCCGAACATGCTTATTCCCCTTATGATATCGACAGCTGCATCCCTCTGGATAAAGTGGAGCCTTACAAGGAACATGTGCAGCGGCTTAGGGAGCAATATGCCGGTAAACTTGAAATTTATACAGGCATTGAAAGCGATTGGCTCAATCCTGCTTCACCGGATGAATATGATTTTATCATCGGCTCGGTGCACTGTCTGAAATTGGGCGAGAAGTTTGTTCCCGTAGATGCCAGACCTGCTATCTTAGAGGCGTTTTTGGCCAATTCGGAGGAGTCTTTTACATGGCAGACTCTGGTGGAGCAATATTACCGGCAGGTAGCCGATATGGTCAAGGCCACCAAGCCCACTATTGTGGGGCATCTGGATTTGATCACTAAGTTCAATGAGGGTAACCGGTATTTTGATGTGAACAGCGGGTGGTATCAGGAGCTTGCGGCTTGGGTGGTGGAGGAGATCGCCAAGACCGACTGTATTGTGGAGGTTAACACGGGCGCAATTTCCCGTGGGTACACAACAGTGCCTTATCCCAGCGATTTTTTGTTGGGCCGCTTGCGGGATAAAAGCATTCCTCTGACTGTTTCTTCCGATGCTCACTCTGCTGCCCATCTGGATTACCACTTTGATCAAACGGTGGAGTTACTCAAAGCCGCTGGCTTTTCGAGCCTGATGAGAATGCAGGGTGGAAGCTTCGAGAGGTGCAGATTGTAG
- the hisIE gene encoding bifunctional phosphoribosyl-AMP cyclohydrolase/phosphoribosyl-ATP diphosphatase HisIE → MELNLKFNSDGLIPAIVQDYYSKRVLMMAWMNSESLAITLEEKMTCFYSRSRKQLWRKGETSGNRQHVVSVITDCDQDTLLIEVIKDGPACHLGNESCFEFPLWRDESKPEFSAGELYALLKGRREQKKEGSYTTYLFEKGEDKILKKIGEECTEVIIAAKKNDRAETIYEIADLAYHVMVLMVEKGISMEELADELASRHVVDQKTKQEYMK, encoded by the coding sequence ATGGAATTGAATCTCAAATTTAACAGCGATGGCCTGATACCGGCCATTGTGCAGGATTATTACTCCAAAAGAGTGCTCATGATGGCGTGGATGAACAGTGAAAGCCTTGCCATCACCCTTGAGGAGAAAATGACCTGCTTTTACAGCCGCAGCCGCAAGCAGCTTTGGCGCAAAGGGGAAACCTCCGGGAACCGCCAGCATGTTGTTTCGGTAATCACCGACTGCGACCAGGATACCCTTCTCATCGAGGTCATCAAGGATGGTCCAGCCTGCCATTTGGGAAACGAAAGCTGCTTTGAATTTCCTCTGTGGAGGGATGAAAGCAAGCCAGAGTTTTCAGCGGGGGAGCTGTATGCGCTTCTTAAGGGACGCAGGGAGCAGAAGAAGGAAGGCTCCTATACCACCTATCTCTTTGAAAAAGGCGAGGATAAAATTCTCAAAAAAATTGGTGAGGAATGCACCGAGGTGATCATCGCCGCCAAAAAGAACGATAGGGCAGAAACGATTTATGAAATTGCCGATCTTGCCTATCATGTTATGGTGCTCATGGTGGAAAAGGGAATCTCTATGGAGGAGCTGGCTGATGAGTTGGCAAGCCGGCATGTGGTTGATCAAAAGACCAAGCAGGAATACATGAAATAA
- the dapA gene encoding 4-hydroxy-tetrahydrodipicolinate synthase — MKKTVFTGSGVAIVTPMNDDFSINYDKLGELIDFQIDNGTDCIVICGTTGESTTMTDDEHIECIRYAVEKTAGRVPVMAGAGSNDTRYSIWMSKEAAQAGADALLHVTPYYNKTTQAGLVRHFNMIADATDLPVFLYNVPGRTGLSISPATYKELSKHPNIVATKEASGNISAVAETKHLCGDDLDVYSGNDDQIIPLMSLGGKGVISVLANIMPQQTHDMCAAYAGGDLKRATAMQVELFGLINSLFLEVNPIPVKEALNLMGFNAGPCRMPLIELGAGAKKVLIEEMTKQKLL, encoded by the coding sequence ATGAAAAAGACTGTTTTTACCGGTTCCGGTGTAGCCATAGTAACCCCAATGAACGATGATTTTTCCATCAATTACGATAAGCTGGGCGAGCTGATTGATTTCCAGATTGACAACGGCACCGATTGCATTGTAATCTGCGGAACCACCGGCGAAAGCACCACCATGACCGATGATGAACATATCGAATGCATCCGCTATGCGGTGGAGAAAACCGCTGGCCGTGTCCCGGTTATGGCCGGCGCAGGCAGCAACGATACACGTTACTCCATCTGGATGTCTAAGGAAGCGGCTCAGGCTGGTGCCGATGCTCTGCTTCACGTTACACCTTATTATAACAAGACTACACAGGCTGGCCTTGTGCGCCATTTTAATATGATTGCCGACGCCACCGATCTGCCGGTTTTCCTTTACAATGTTCCAGGGCGTACCGGGCTTTCCATCTCCCCTGCTACTTATAAAGAGCTTTCCAAGCACCCGAATATTGTAGCCACCAAAGAGGCAAGCGGCAACATTTCCGCTGTTGCCGAAACAAAGCATCTCTGCGGCGATGATCTGGATGTTTATTCCGGCAACGATGATCAAATTATTCCCCTCATGTCCTTGGGCGGAAAAGGTGTTATCTCGGTTCTGGCCAACATCATGCCTCAGCAAACTCACGATATGTGCGCCGCCTATGCTGGCGGAGATCTGAAAAGGGCCACTGCTATGCAGGTGGAGCTTTTCGGCTTGATCAACTCCCTGTTCCTTGAGGTTAATCCTATTCCTGTCAAGGAAGCCCTCAACCTGATGGGCTTTAACGCAGGCCCCTGCCGCATGCCTTTAATTGAGCTGGGAGCTGGGGCTAAAAAGGTTTTGATTGAAGAGATGACCAAGCAAAAGCTGCTTTAG
- the hisC gene encoding histidinol-phosphate transaminase has translation MSRFLSRAVGAVKPYVPGEQPQDKAYVKLNTNECPYPPSPAVEKALAASPAQLLRLYPDPDSAKLRQAIGDYYSLPPEQVLACGGSDEALAYAFMAFFDRGDPVCFPDITYGFYQVYADLFGLDAKTIPLRGDYALCPEDFCGLPGNLFIANPNAPTGLCLEPEQIEQILRGDPHRLVVVDEAYGDFAPGKSAVPLLGKYDNLLVVQTLSKSRSLAGMRIGFALGSAELIGDMNRVRCSFNPYNLSRLSMLCGIEAMADREYFEATVAKIMDTRKKTQQALAKLGFVYLDSSTNFIFARHPALEGKQLYLSLKESGILVRHFDLPRIQDFVRITIGTPDEMECLLKTIRRLL, from the coding sequence ATGAGTCGTTTTTTAAGCAGGGCGGTCGGTGCGGTTAAGCCCTATGTTCCCGGAGAACAGCCCCAAGATAAGGCTTATGTTAAGCTCAATACCAACGAATGCCCTTATCCGCCCTCACCGGCAGTGGAAAAGGCGCTGGCCGCTTCTCCTGCACAGCTTCTGCGGCTGTATCCCGATCCGGATTCTGCAAAACTTCGCCAGGCTATTGGGGATTACTACAGCCTGCCGCCAGAGCAGGTATTGGCCTGTGGAGGCTCCGACGAAGCGCTTGCCTATGCCTTTATGGCTTTCTTTGATCGGGGTGATCCCGTCTGCTTCCCGGATATTACCTACGGTTTTTACCAGGTTTATGCCGATTTGTTTGGGCTGGATGCCAAAACGATTCCCTTGCGAGGCGATTACGCCCTTTGCCCGGAGGATTTCTGCGGCTTGCCGGGGAATCTGTTCATTGCCAACCCCAATGCACCTACCGGCCTTTGTCTGGAGCCGGAGCAGATCGAGCAGATTTTGCGAGGCGACCCGCATCGCTTGGTGGTGGTGGATGAAGCCTATGGGGATTTTGCCCCAGGAAAAAGTGCGGTTCCCCTTCTAGGAAAATACGATAACCTCCTTGTGGTGCAGACCCTTTCCAAATCCAGATCCCTTGCGGGGATGCGCATCGGCTTTGCTTTGGGAAGTGCCGAGCTGATCGGCGATATGAACCGAGTTCGCTGTTCTTTTAACCCCTACAACCTGAGTCGTCTTTCCATGCTTTGCGGCATTGAGGCCATGGCAGACCGGGAATACTTTGAGGCGACAGTGGCAAAGATTATGGATACCCGGAAAAAAACACAGCAGGCGTTGGCGAAGCTGGGCTTTGTTTATCTGGATTCCAGCACCAACTTTATTTTTGCCCGCCATCCTGCACTGGAGGGAAAGCAGCTTTATCTGAGCCTGAAAGAAAGCGGCATCTTAGTACGGCATTTCGATCTGCCCAGAATACAAGATTTTGTGAGAATCACCATCGGCACCCCGGATGAAATGGAGTGCCTGCTAAAAACAATCAGGAGGCTGTTATGA
- the hisB gene encoding imidazoleglycerol-phosphate dehydratase HisB, with translation MREATVIRNTSETQISLTLGLDGTGRYSGSTGVGFLDHMLELFIRHGHFDLELNCNGDVQVDFHHTAEDMGIALGQAFAEALGEKRGIYRYGQMLLPMDEALVLVGIDLSGRAFLGCDLQIPAQKVGDFDTELVEELWLGFTRSAGACLHFKQMAGRNSHHIIEAAFKGAGRALAQAVAIQPEYANEIPSTKGML, from the coding sequence ATGAGAGAAGCAACTGTTATTCGCAATACTTCTGAAACCCAGATTTCCCTCACCCTTGGTCTTGATGGAACCGGGCGGTATAGCGGGAGCACCGGCGTTGGCTTTTTGGATCATATGCTGGAGCTGTTTATTCGCCACGGGCATTTCGATTTGGAACTGAACTGCAACGGGGATGTACAGGTGGATTTTCACCATACAGCAGAGGATATGGGCATTGCTCTTGGGCAGGCTTTTGCAGAGGCCTTGGGAGAAAAGCGTGGTATTTACCGCTATGGGCAGATGCTGCTGCCTATGGATGAAGCACTGGTGCTGGTGGGAATCGATCTTTCCGGAAGAGCTTTTCTGGGCTGTGATTTACAGATTCCTGCCCAAAAGGTGGGCGATTTCGATACCGAGCTGGTGGAGGAACTTTGGCTGGGCTTTACCCGTTCGGCAGGTGCCTGCCTGCACTTTAAGCAAATGGCGGGGCGCAATTCTCACCACATCATTGAAGCAGCCTTTAAGGGAGCTGGTAGGGCATTGGCACAGGCAGTTGCCATTCAGCCCGAATATGCCAATGAGATTCCTTCAACCAAAGGGATGCTGTAA
- the dapB gene encoding 4-hydroxy-tetrahydrodipicolinate reductase produces MIRMILSGCNGKMGQVISQNVRQRENCTIVAGIDLTTDMTGGFPVFARADECTVEADVLVDFSHPAAVDSLLKMAVARKLPVVIATTGLSQQQLAHIDQASQIIPVFHSSNMSLGVNLLAALAKQAAKFLQYDFDIEILEKHHSLKVDAPSGTAVMLAKEVASVLDEPYEFVYDRHNRLEKRPKKEIGLHSIRGGTIVGEHDIIFAGHDEVITISHSATSKEVFATGSINAALFLAGKPAGLYGMSDMI; encoded by the coding sequence ATGATCCGAATGATACTGTCCGGCTGCAACGGCAAAATGGGGCAGGTTATCTCTCAAAACGTTCGCCAGCGGGAAAATTGCACCATTGTGGCAGGCATTGATCTGACCACGGATATGACCGGCGGCTTTCCGGTTTTTGCCAGAGCCGATGAATGCACAGTAGAAGCCGATGTACTGGTGGATTTCAGCCATCCGGCCGCAGTGGATTCCCTGCTGAAAATGGCAGTAGCCCGCAAGCTTCCCGTTGTGATCGCCACCACCGGCCTTTCACAGCAGCAGCTGGCCCATATTGATCAAGCAAGTCAGATTATTCCGGTATTTCATTCCTCCAATATGTCATTGGGTGTCAATCTGCTGGCCGCTTTGGCTAAACAGGCTGCTAAATTTCTCCAATACGATTTTGATATCGAAATTTTGGAGAAACACCACAGCTTAAAGGTGGATGCTCCCAGCGGAACGGCTGTCATGTTAGCTAAGGAAGTGGCATCGGTGCTGGATGAGCCCTATGAGTTTGTCTATGACCGCCACAACCGGTTGGAAAAACGGCCTAAAAAAGAGATTGGACTTCACTCCATTCGGGGTGGAACCATTGTAGGTGAGCATGATATTATCTTTGCAGGGCATGATGAGGTTATCACCATCAGCCACAGCGCAACCTCTAAGGAGGTTTTCGCCACAGGTTCCATCAACGCCGCTCTGTTTCTTGCTGGTAAACCGGCAGGCCTCTATGGTATGTCCGACATGATATAA
- the hisF gene encoding imidazole glycerol phosphate synthase subunit HisF yields MLTKRIIPCLDVRDGRVVKGTNFTQLQDISDPAQLASFYNESGADELVFYDITASAEGRRMFTNILEKVASQIFIPLTVGGGINIVEDFDRVLKCGADKVSVNSGAIADPSMIGKAAEKYGSQCVVLSMDVKRVDGSFHVFAKGGRLDTGLDAIEWARQGQQSGAGEVVLNSIDTDGVKQGFDLEMLRAVGEVLHIPLIASGGAGGKEDFGQLFQQTGADAGLAASIFHSQQVPIGDLKQYLHGIGIPVRR; encoded by the coding sequence ATGCTCACTAAGCGAATCATTCCCTGTTTGGATGTGCGGGATGGCCGCGTGGTTAAGGGAACCAACTTCACTCAGTTGCAGGATATCAGCGATCCTGCCCAGCTTGCTTCCTTCTATAATGAAAGCGGAGCGGATGAGCTGGTGTTTTATGATATTACAGCCTCTGCCGAAGGCAGGCGAATGTTCACCAATATTCTCGAAAAGGTTGCCTCTCAGATTTTTATCCCTCTGACTGTGGGTGGAGGCATCAACATAGTGGAGGACTTTGACCGGGTTCTCAAATGCGGGGCAGATAAGGTGAGTGTCAACTCCGGTGCCATTGCTGATCCCTCCATGATTGGCAAAGCGGCAGAAAAATATGGCAGTCAGTGTGTGGTGCTTTCCATGGATGTCAAGCGGGTGGATGGTTCCTTCCATGTTTTTGCCAAGGGAGGCCGACTGGATACCGGGCTGGATGCTATAGAATGGGCGAGGCAGGGGCAGCAGAGCGGGGCCGGGGAGGTTGTGCTCAACAGCATTGATACCGATGGAGTGAAACAGGGCTTTGATCTGGAAATGCTGCGGGCCGTGGGAGAGGTTTTGCATATCCCTCTGATTGCGTCAGGCGGAGCAGGCGGCAAAGAGGATTTCGGTCAGTTGTTCCAGCAGACAGGTGCAGATGCCGGGCTGGCCGCTTCTATCTTTCATAGCCAGCAGGTGCCCATCGGCGATTTGAAGCAATATCTGCACGGTATAGGGATTCCCGTGCGCCGGTAG
- the asd gene encoding aspartate-semialdehyde dehydrogenase yields MKQYKVAVVGATGMVGQRFISLLENHPWYTVTALAASPRSAGKQYKDAVGARWAMDTPMPESAAKMIVLDALADVEKIAGMVDFIFCAVDMDKQETKKLEEAYAKAECPVISNNSAHRGTPDVPMIIPEINPDHGEIIHAQRSRLGTKRGFIAVKSNCSLQSYVPALHPLMDFGVEKVLACTYQAISGAGKTFETWPEMVDNVIPFIGGEEEKSEREPLKIWGKIEGDEIVNAEGPSITTQCLRVPVSNGHTAAVFVSFENKPSLEEIKKRWAQFAGEPQKLALPSAPKQFLHYFEEDNRPQAKLDRDLENSMAVSIGRLRPDSQYDVKFICLSHNTVRGAAGGAVLMAELLTAQGYMD; encoded by the coding sequence ATGAAACAGTACAAAGTTGCGGTAGTAGGAGCCACCGGAATGGTTGGCCAGCGCTTTATTTCCCTGCTGGAGAATCACCCGTGGTATACCGTTACCGCTCTGGCAGCCTCCCCCCGCTCCGCCGGAAAGCAGTATAAAGATGCTGTAGGCGCACGCTGGGCAATGGATACCCCCATGCCGGAGAGTGCTGCGAAAATGATTGTGCTGGACGCTTTGGCAGATGTAGAAAAAATTGCAGGAATGGTTGATTTCATTTTTTGCGCAGTGGATATGGATAAACAGGAAACCAAAAAACTGGAAGAAGCCTATGCCAAGGCAGAATGCCCTGTTATCTCCAACAATTCCGCACACCGCGGCACACCGGATGTTCCCATGATCATTCCTGAAATTAACCCCGATCATGGTGAGATTATTCATGCGCAGCGCAGCCGCCTTGGAACCAAACGAGGCTTTATTGCTGTCAAATCCAACTGCTCTCTTCAAAGCTACGTGCCTGCCCTGCATCCTCTGATGGATTTTGGTGTGGAGAAAGTGCTTGCCTGTACCTACCAAGCAATTTCGGGAGCAGGCAAAACCTTTGAGACCTGGCCGGAAATGGTGGATAATGTGATCCCCTTTATTGGCGGCGAAGAAGAAAAAAGCGAGCGGGAGCCTCTGAAAATCTGGGGCAAAATCGAAGGCGATGAAATCGTAAACGCCGAAGGCCCTTCGATCACCACCCAATGCCTACGTGTACCTGTAAGCAACGGACACACCGCTGCCGTTTTTGTATCCTTTGAAAACAAACCTTCTCTGGAAGAGATCAAAAAACGCTGGGCCCAGTTTGCCGGTGAGCCTCAGAAGCTCGCTCTCCCCTCTGCTCCCAAGCAGTTCCTCCACTATTTTGAGGAGGATAACCGCCCTCAGGCTAAGCTGGACAGAGACCTTGAAAACAGTATGGCTGTTTCCATTGGCCGCCTGCGGCCCGACAGCCAGTATGACGTTAAATTTATCTGCCTTTCCCACAACACAGTCCGCGGTGCTGCCGGCGGTGCGGTGCTCATGGCTGAGCTGCTGACCGCGCAGGGCTATATGGACTAA
- a CDS encoding GNAT family N-acetyltransferase: protein MYHLKTEEMHKIAPLFEGWNETMIWSCLQGYMGNAWVDSLVSPQSAQIITGDFCFFSGKPNMELVKNIPTSFPSPCLLMAATTEQWFPLIEQQYAQRAEKSIRYAFKKDTQGFDTVQLQRYANNLPSHYSLLPIDEKQYHVTSLEPWSRDLCSQFPTYEDYEKRGLGFVIMEGEKIICGASSYTVYRDGIEIEIDTHPEYRRRGLATVCAANLILKCLEQRLYPSWDAANKESASLAQKLGYISDGEYTVYAVKTAHI from the coding sequence ATGTACCATCTAAAAACAGAAGAAATGCATAAAATTGCCCCTCTTTTTGAGGGGTGGAATGAAACCATGATTTGGTCTTGCCTGCAAGGATATATGGGCAATGCTTGGGTCGATTCTTTGGTATCTCCCCAATCTGCGCAAATCATAACCGGAGACTTTTGCTTTTTTTCGGGAAAGCCTAACATGGAGCTGGTTAAAAATATCCCCACATCCTTTCCGTCTCCTTGCTTGCTGATGGCGGCCACAACAGAACAGTGGTTCCCCCTTATTGAGCAGCAGTATGCCCAGCGGGCAGAAAAAAGTATACGCTATGCCTTTAAAAAAGATACCCAAGGTTTTGATACTGTGCAGCTCCAAAGGTATGCCAACAATCTCCCCTCCCATTACTCGCTGCTGCCCATTGACGAAAAGCAATATCATGTTACTTCTCTGGAACCATGGTCAAGGGATTTATGTTCACAGTTCCCCACCTACGAGGACTACGAAAAACGAGGCCTCGGCTTTGTAATCATGGAGGGTGAGAAGATTATCTGCGGCGCATCCTCCTACACCGTATACCGGGATGGCATTGAAATCGAAATTGATACGCATCCGGAATATCGGCGAAGGGGTCTTGCAACAGTCTGCGCCGCCAACCTGATTCTGAAATGCCTTGAGCAGAGGCTTTATCCCAGCTGGGATGCTGCCAATAAGGAATCTGCCTCTTTAGCCCAAAAGCTTGGGTACATATCAGACGGAGAATACACTGTATACGCAGTCAAAACAGCGCATATTTGA
- a CDS encoding GGDEF domain-containing protein yields the protein MKKLIRIVLGDRSCFASKKEMAECATVSIFAVAFLIVHLAFIPFFFISSIWQLGIVNAFSMLIYAVVVLINVRVKGVLSSLLIVLELCAYSVASVYIVGWEANTQWFLPFMIIPCYLSFPISRRRAWVYIALLCAALFYCYWVYLFTPPLYHINLQYIILLNLFFCTVCAIVVIRSTHFAHHLSETSYRERIQKLASDAAIDPLTKLGNRRYAESKLQGLINAQNRSTTCFAMMDIDYFKKINDTYGHSCGDEVLKILAEQISLRFRKSDIVVRWGGEEFLLILTNTGGDAAQRVLSNFRRIVEQMPFVVDGRILRVTITIGYYECSGHIGVSQAIDFCDQALYYGKNHGRNCIVRFHETGMRIN from the coding sequence ATGAAAAAGCTTATCCGGATTGTATTGGGAGATCGTTCCTGCTTTGCCAGCAAAAAGGAAATGGCCGAGTGCGCCACAGTATCAATCTTTGCTGTGGCATTTTTGATTGTACATCTGGCATTCATTCCTTTCTTTTTTATATCCAGTATTTGGCAGCTTGGGATTGTGAATGCTTTCAGCATGCTGATCTATGCTGTCGTTGTTTTGATCAATGTGAGGGTGAAAGGTGTATTATCCAGCCTGTTGATTGTGCTGGAGCTTTGCGCCTACAGTGTGGCCAGTGTATATATTGTGGGGTGGGAAGCCAACACCCAGTGGTTTTTGCCTTTCATGATTATTCCTTGTTATCTTTCCTTTCCTATTTCAAGACGCCGGGCGTGGGTTTACATTGCACTTTTATGCGCTGCACTTTTTTATTGCTATTGGGTTTATCTTTTTACCCCGCCTTTGTATCACATCAATTTGCAATATATTATATTGCTGAACCTATTTTTCTGCACAGTATGTGCTATTGTGGTCATACGATCGACCCATTTTGCCCATCATCTCAGTGAAACCTCTTATCGTGAACGCATTCAGAAGCTGGCCAGCGATGCTGCTATCGATCCACTCACGAAGTTGGGGAACCGCCGCTATGCTGAAAGCAAGCTTCAGGGATTGATTAACGCCCAAAACAGGTCAACCACCTGTTTTGCCATGATGGATATTGACTATTTCAAAAAAATTAATGATACCTATGGTCACAGCTGTGGTGATGAGGTGCTCAAGATTTTAGCGGAACAGATTTCCCTGCGTTTTCGCAAGAGCGATATTGTGGTTCGGTGGGGCGGGGAAGAATTCCTATTAATTTTAACCAATACCGGAGGGGATGCCGCTCAGCGGGTGCTCAGTAATTTTCGCAGAATTGTGGAGCAGATGCCCTTTGTTGTGGATGGCAGGATTTTACGTGTAACTATAACCATTGGCTACTATGAGTGCAGTGGTCACATTGGAGTGAGCCAGGCCATTGATTTTTGTGATCAGGCACTGTATTACGGGAAAAACCACGGGCGAAACTGTATAGTGCGTTTTCATGAAACTGGAATGCGGATTAATTAA
- the hisH gene encoding imidazole glycerol phosphate synthase subunit HisH, translating into MVAVVDYGVGNLFSLCSSLAYIGVDCRVTGKAQELEQADKIILPGVGAFGDAAAKLKATGLDEQVIHQAEKGKPLLGICLGMQLLFERSLELGFYTGLGLIKGEIRPLAGRIDSRLKVPHMGWNTLDFHRESPLLKETAPGSYVYYVHSYYAADCDRAVVASSHYGVEVPGIVQAGNVYGTQFHPEKSGPVGLGILRAFCELG; encoded by the coding sequence ATGGTGGCAGTTGTGGATTATGGCGTAGGGAATTTGTTCTCCCTTTGCTCCTCTCTGGCATACATAGGGGTGGACTGCCGGGTAACCGGAAAGGCCCAGGAGCTGGAACAGGCCGATAAAATCATTCTGCCCGGTGTGGGTGCCTTTGGGGATGCGGCGGCCAAGCTAAAGGCAACCGGGCTGGATGAACAGGTTATACATCAGGCTGAGAAGGGCAAGCCTCTGCTTGGCATCTGTCTTGGAATGCAGCTTCTTTTTGAGCGCAGTCTTGAGCTGGGGTTTTATACCGGGCTGGGTCTGATAAAAGGAGAGATACGCCCCCTTGCCGGCCGAATTGACAGCCGCCTCAAGGTTCCCCATATGGGCTGGAACACACTGGATTTTCACCGGGAAAGCCCCCTTTTAAAGGAGACCGCACCCGGGAGTTATGTATATTATGTGCATTCCTACTATGCCGCCGATTGCGACCGGGCTGTGGTAGCATCCTCCCATTATGGTGTGGAGGTTCCCGGTATTGTGCAGGCAGGGAATGTATATGGTACACAGTTTCACCCTGAAAAAAGTGGCCCGGTAGGGCTTGGCATCCTGCGGGCATTCTGTGAGCTGGGCTAG
- the hisA gene encoding 1-(5-phosphoribosyl)-5-[(5-phosphoribosylamino)methylideneamino]imidazole-4-carboxamide isomerase translates to MEIFPAIDLKGGQVVRLTRGDYDQVQVYSQSPARIAAEFKKAGAGNLHAVDLEGARDGVSQNFEAIGELAGCGLFLQVGGGIRDEAAIVRHLEAGVKRVILGTKAVEDPAFLKAMVKKYSGAIAVSVDARDEKVAVEGWTKTSGLSSVDFCRKLEQIGVQTVIYTDISKDGVLGGTNLEIYQRLSREVSLNIIASGGVSFLEEIAALKESGVYGAIIGKALYAGSLNLREVLENAH, encoded by the coding sequence ATGGAGATATTTCCGGCAATTGATTTAAAAGGCGGGCAGGTGGTGCGCCTGACCCGGGGAGATTACGATCAAGTTCAGGTCTATTCCCAAAGCCCAGCACGGATAGCGGCTGAATTCAAAAAGGCGGGGGCAGGCAATCTGCACGCTGTGGATTTGGAGGGAGCCAGAGACGGGGTTTCCCAGAACTTTGAGGCCATCGGGGAGCTGGCGGGCTGTGGGCTGTTTTTGCAGGTGGGCGGTGGTATTCGGGATGAAGCCGCTATTGTTCGCCATCTGGAGGCCGGGGTAAAGCGGGTGATCTTAGGCACCAAGGCGGTGGAGGACCCTGCTTTTTTGAAGGCTATGGTCAAGAAATACAGCGGTGCCATTGCTGTTTCGGTGGATGCCCGAGACGAAAAGGTAGCCGTGGAAGGCTGGACAAAAACTAGTGGGCTTTCTTCTGTAGATTTTTGTAGAAAGCTTGAGCAAATAGGGGTTCAGACGGTGATATACACCGATATTTCCAAGGATGGGGTGCTGGGAGGCACCAATCTGGAGATATACCAGCGCTTGAGCCGGGAGGTTTCTCTGAATATTATCGCTTCGGGCGGAGTCTCCTTTCTGGAGGAGATTGCGGCACTCAAGGAGTCGGGAGTCTACGGCGCTATTATCGGAAAAGCTCTGTATGCAGGCAGCTTGAATCTAAGGGAGGTGCTGGAAAATGCTCACTAA